One Acropora palmata chromosome 2, jaAcrPala1.3, whole genome shotgun sequence genomic window, acaccttattccaaattggcgcccaataaattatttttttgtttgcatgttaattagctcTCTTAGCCTCGTCAACGTGTATAAAAAacaagagaattttgaagtgaaaatgaggcaaagagggcttattaacatgcaaacaaaagaataatttattgaccgccattttggaacaaGGAGTGTAGCACTcgaataggccttttgcaactagcgatcacgtggtacaaaatccgccatgttggagggcaagctcattattattcccgcactgggacattaaaacaaagagacctgaaccagtgaagcttgacttgcctttgttttgatgtcccagtgcgggaataataatgagcttgccctccagcatcgCGGATTTcttaccacgtgatcgttagctgcaaaaggcctattgttTTCCCGAGCTTGTACTAGTCACCGTCAAGTTAAATACCGATCAGATATTGCTCTTAGTCTGATGTTTCGACCGCTTGTTGTTCCCTCAGCAATTATCCGACTTGAAAGCGGACAATCAACGACTGAAGGACGAAAACGGTGCGTTAATCCGTGTCATAAGCAAGTTATCTCGACCTCCAACTTGACCAGAACTCTGGGCCTTGATACATGAACGCCCGTGAAATGGAAGCCAAGACGCTTAGAGTATTATGATCGAGAAAGAGCGGTAACGTGACGGGGCATCAACCTCTCTTTGGTGGTCTGAAATTGTGGCTATTTATTCCGTGCAGGGACCCAAAGCAAAGAATCGTGCGAAGTAGGGAGGGAGGGGTGGCAGGGTCGCTTCATTTCGGATTGCAATGGTATCGATGCTTTCAATAGGTGGCTTTCACCCTACGTCATCGCCTTCAAGTTGGTGCACAggacaaatgagaaaaaactCGTATGGGAATCAgactctattattatgcaaaccATGAGCCATCATTCGCGATTGTGTTGTGCACCAACACGATCGTGTTATCACGTGATTGAAAACCACCTATTCGGGTTCGTGTCTTCGCGTTGTCGTGGTATGTCGTATAAGCGTTGGAAAtggaaggaaagaaagatGACTAAGCGGCAAAACAGTTGCTGTTGACAAAATGGCAACACTAAGAAACCTAAATGagatttttcatttgaattattTGTGAATGCCTTCGGAAAGCCCCTGTTTTGCATCGTTTGAATTGCAGTTTTCTACTAGTGTATATTCAAGTTTACTATCTCAGTGTCTAAGCAGTTTAACGCAGAGCTTTTTTCTCTGCTTTAAGCTTTTGTAATTTGTTACATTGTTTAGGGATTAACTTTACAGTGATCGAAGGCAAAGCTTATTTTTGCTGTTCGTGCAGCTAAGATAAGTTTTGCAAAACATTGATTGTGTAGGTGAGTTCGTAGTTAAGAGGAGATGACTTTGTATAAGAAAGAACTGAATTAACGGAGCAGTTTTCCATCGTGTCGAAATAATATGCAAAAAATAACCtaactttattttcttccaaTTATGGGCAAATCCGGTAACAAAACGAGCAGAGAAATGGGTCCTAAATGAACCCATAATGTGATCGCAAAGCATGTTAGGATCGTTTGGCGGGACAAAAATCAATGATGGCGGCCGAGGCACAACGATTTTTAACGTGTCTGTGCAACCAAACAATACATCCATGCTTTGCGGTCGCATTTCGGACAAAGCCCTCTGCACGTTTTGTTACCGGCGAATTGTGACCTCTTCGCGCACTTTTTCTCGCGCCGGTCGAAGTTCTTTACTTTGCGGTCATGATTGGTCAGTTTTCTGTTGACGTCTCTCGAACAATAGAATTAACCTTTTGTTGGTTCTTCGTTAgtcgtttgaaaaccgctTGTGCTTAAGATTACCTTTTCAACTTTGACACGATTCAACTCTTGATTAGCAACAAATTCATTATAACAAAAGAGAGGAATTTAATAGGAGTCAAAGCAACATGTTATCTCCAAATGGTCAGCCTCGTCGCAAATATAATTGTATTGAAATTAACATTTATTATATTGTAtctttgttattttgcttATAAGTTCTCCAGATGTAAATTAGGTAGGGTTGGTGTCTTCTTTGGTTGGTGCTTTCGGAAACAGTCGGGACGCCAGCCCAACTCCCAGCCGTAGCACATAGTTCCTCTTTGTCGATCGTTGCTAAGCAACGCGATGACAAACCTTACCCGTCAAAACTCTTGATTGGCCTGCGAGTGTTCGGTTGTGGTCGTTTCCTTTCCAAAAATTTTTCGGAAACGAAGCCAAATCGACGAGTTTAGAAAGAAGGTAGAGCTGATGTTGTTTTGAGAGAAAAAGATCCAGACATTGTGGTTGTTTTTGCGTACAGCACTTTAAATTGCAGACAGACTCAAACTATTGCCTGTCGCTGGATATTATATTCTCGCgttgtcttttctttcaagTACTAGTTGAGGAGAACATAAAAGGAGAATGGAAGAGATAAACTCTTAAAaccatttttctttgaatgaaCTCCTGCATTAAGAAATATGAAGAACATTAGAAGCATTTAAGTGTGTCGGTGCCTTAAAacgctttcctttttttgtttgataaaCACATTCACAATACCAGCTGGCTCTGACGCTTGTCACTCTCAAAATGGGTTGGCTCTATCTCCTTTCGAAGGCCTTCTCAGGCTCGCTTGGTCCATTGGGACGTTATTCTGCGGTGTAACTTAGCACTATTGAAATTTCATAGCGTATTGTACTTTACAAGTAGCTCTCTATCTTTGTATGTTAGAAAGTAATTATGGACGTTAAATCGTGTATTGATTATTTGTCCCATCTTTGATGGTTCTGTGTTTTGAGCACTGTTTAGTGTTGTCATTGAAACCAAACTGCTATAAATGTGCAAGTCTTCAGTGAATTTGTCTATTATGTAGCTTGTTTTCCAGTGCATGCTCTCTCCTTGTATGCGATGGATTAAATTAGTTAAAAATTTCCCGTACTTAACAAGATAGAATATTCTCACCTGAACTTTGTTTAAAATGCTTCCTGTGCCGGCCAATTTAATCCTGAGAATGTCCAGCTTTCGATTGGCGATTTTCATTACATACTCGATTTTTGAGAAGTGAAACCAGACCATAACCTAGTTGATTTTTGGTTTGCTTGTAGGAAAACATCTGATAATATCTCGTTAGTTTGAAGATGTGCTTACtcacaaatttaaaaagttgctCACTGGTATTTTTTTGTACTAAGAATTGTGAAGGGGTCGATGGAAGATTGCCGTACCTGTGTTGCCACAACGTAGGGTCTAGCCTTGACGGCTGGCTGGGAAGGTGCTGTTTGAGAGGCGGAAACAATTTCTCAATCGGCTCAGTTTTGTGAATCGATCTTATTAGTCGTTCATAATATTGATCATCAAAGGCCAACACCTTCTCGGTCAAATCATCAGACGGGTTGGCAAAATATGAAAGCTCCTTCCCCTGGCCGATTGACGGGAGGACAAGATTAGTTTCAAATTCCGCTAGAGCAAACGAATTGAGTCCAGGTTGAGCTGAATAATTTGCATTTCGTTAGGTTTGTTAAAGACGATAGGCTGAATTTAGCAACAAGACGGGATCGTCGAAGACGAGAGCACGCGTAATAATCTGGATTCTGCTctaatttgatcaaaatatTAATTGAGAATTTATAATCTCAAGTGATGTTGCCGCCCTCTAACTTGCCACTGATCAGCCATATATAAAATAAATCGACTCTATCACTTTATTCTGAAGCAATTCGAAATTTACCCGTCAAGTGTTGCTAAGAACTTATGTAGAGAATTCCACCAACGAAAACTGAGCTTGACTTGTAATGTTAACACGTTGATGACTGGAACAAATTGCAAAGGTTTGAAGTCGAGTGTATTCTAGTGTAGACAGTCGTAAGAGCTGTATGGATGCAGCTCTGCCTTGGTGGACAACTTCGAAGCCCATTTCAGAGTTCCTTTAATATGACTGTGCACGGAAGACTCATTTAGAAACCGAGACTCATAGGATTGAATAACTTTGATCCCTAATCGTCCTGGGTTTCCCCGCTGCTATCAATTGACGCCTTTTTAAGTCATACAGCTTGAGTATAAGCACAGAAGAAGATGATCGAAACTAAAGGATAACTTTCTAACGCACCAGGAAAAGTACAAGTCAATAACTGCACAGGGGTTTTGTGTTAGTAGAAACGAAATTCAAGACTCACTACCATTTAATTTGTGCACGTCTTGCGGGCCTATTGTTGCAGTTATGGTCAGTTTCAGTACAgcacaaaaattaaagaaaaaaaaaaaacgttgcatgcagCGAATAGCTATGCTCTGTTGGTATGTataatatgtttttttttttttaattaattttatttttgttttttcctgaGTAGAACTCATTTACAGTAAAAGTACTGAACGCGAagggaacgatgattagtcttgctaaatcagctcAGGACTTTTATTCATAACTGCTCAATAACTGCTGAAGTTCTTAACTGATTTGTCAAGACTAAATATAAATATCTTCTTATTTTTGCtcggaaaataaaaaaaagaaagaagttgGTGACCACTGCTAACAACATCGCAAAGTTTCTATGTTGTGTGCACAACAAGTAAGAAAAGACTGAGTTTTCCCCCTTCCTTGGATTTGTCATATGAGTTGTTATGCCAAGACAAGTtggtttcatgtttttaagCGGCAGAAGCTTTTATACTCATGACTATCACGAATCGCCAgtcttttcttctctttcatgtcctgttttttttcttcttcttcttctttacttgacttcttttttcaaagaaacctCTGAAACATGCCGCATGATCGTTCTCTTCTCCTTTTCTCAAATGACCATCCGGCTTTTATAAATCCCGTTTGGAATTTCTAACTGGTACAAAACTCCTCTAGATTTACAGCCAACGCCTTTCCTGATTATGCGAAAGGTAACCTGTCAAGGCTTATTTATCAACGCTGTCgcaaagttaaaaaatgttctAAAACTTCATAACCTGTTGCCTTTGTCCTCTATTTAGTTCTGCCTGGCATAATTGTCTACAATTTAAAGTTTGCTGTCGATTTGTCTGAAGTTCATTTTCACctgtttttttccttacaaaatgttcaaaagaGTCCTGGTAATTGTTTTCTCACGTccactttgtttcattttttcccgTTATAGTTGTATTAATTGTTGCTATCAAATTTTACAAGAACTCGACTTGAAACAGCTATTTGTATCAAACTTCCATAACAAATGTGAAGAAAATTTCCTTGTGTCAACTGATCGATTCGAATAACAATTATATCAAGACAGACGTCAGTACAATTTTATAATCAAAGTAAACAAGCACGATTAAATTCAATTACTGTCGGTCATCAAAGTTAACTTTGACATGCTTGGCTAGTTTTCattatcaaattaaatcaGACAGCGTGAAATTCTTGTTTAAGTCCAGCAAGAATTGTTATGATTGACCTTTGAGGTTTTTTTCGGGATATAATTGGGGGAAACAATCGCAAGAATTTGCAGTGTTAAGCAGCCCGCTTGACATACAGACCGAAAGATATGTGTTTACCAGTGGAATTTTATTTGAGGTTGGTGTCCGATTGCAGGTTTGAGTGAGGCTTGGTGTGTTAGCTTCTTCTGTATTGTATTCTCAGCTAGCCAATCACAGCTCGCGGGTGGAATCGGGCCAGCGTGTCTCTGCGCATGTGTCTTGTCACAAATCACAAAATTGTTTCTCTGGATTCTCGGTGCACGCTGGCTGTCCGCTTGGTTGGGTTCTATTCAAGAATTTCTACACCATATTGTGATCCAAACTCCTCTACAGGAACCACACAAGCTAGGGTTTTGACATTTGCAGCCAAAAGTTGAAGTATTTGTGCGTTGCCTAATGACATAACGGATACAAAGAACGCGTTTCTTCGTCCAATAGCCATCACAGGAAGTTAGGCTATCCCTGAGCAAGGCTTCTCTTGTCATTGTAATGGCGGACGCCTCGGACGAAAGTCATCCTGTTGAAACTCACAAATCTAGACACAAGCGCGGAGATAGATCTGAGAGAAGACAAAGAGGAGTAAATCGATACGGTGATGGGTTTGATGGAACTCCATCTCCAGCGAAGGAACGCAACAATCCCGGCCTGGACGACAGTGGAGTCGCCAACGACCATAATGCAAGCAGCGTTGACAGAGAATCTGGGAGACGAGAACGAAGAGACAGGCGGAAAATTAAAGATGATGGAGAAACAAATGCTAACGACGAAGCCTCTGTGGAAGGGGCCACTGCAGCCCCAGAGGAATCATCGCCAAAGAAAACCCTCAAAAAAGATAGAAAGAGCGAAAATAGCGCTCATAAACGACAAGCAAAGAGACATCTGAGAGAGAAACGTCGGTCCACAGGGGTTGTTATAATGCCCGCTGGCACGGATGGAGATGTAAGTAACTCTTATATGAATTTTGTTTCGCGTCTGTTGCTCCATTTTATGCCATATTGGGTAATCATGGGACAACAGATCTGTGAAATGAAGCAGTCGCTATGATCTATATGCGCAAATAGTCATTCGTGATGTGGTGGAATTTGGTGGCACTTTCCTTTAGTTTCGTACATCACACAACAAGATTGTACCTCTTTGTAGAACTTCTATCATTTTACAAAAGTCACCGGCATTTTGGGAGTCAGTTATGTTTGGATTCGCATGTTTTGTCGCTGAGTTATCATGCCGAATGCtggtgttaaaaaaaaaattaacgtcCACTGTCCACTTGAATGAATTTCAAGTTGTATAATTCTATTTGCCGTTCGacgtttttaaatttaaacaataaaTGGAAATCAATCGAACTCTTGTGTTTTTTGAACAAAGTTGGTAAGTTAACCACAGGGGAAGCAGACGAACGCCACACTCTCTTTCTCGTACTTCAGTTTGTACTGGCTGCTAGTAATACTTCTGAACATATAGCAACATTGGTATTAGCAGTCATATTAATCGAGTTGAAGTCAAAGTTTATACAAAATGTGTATTTAGAGCAGATGAAGTTTGTCTGAAAATGTATAAATTTGCGAATGTTTCACCTGAAATCAGCGAAGCTAATGTGTGATCgatgtaatttaatttattctaATCTCAGCAGTTACTCGCAAATATATACAGACAAATTTCCATGCGTCGTAAACGCTATTTTAGTAAAACCGCACCGTAGAATTTACT contains:
- the LOC141874724 gene encoding uncharacterized protein LOC141874724 produces the protein MADASDESHPVETHKSRHKRGDRSERRQRGVNRYGDGFDGTPSPAKERNNPGLDDSGVANDHNASSVDRESGRRERRDRRKIKDDGETNANDEASVEGATAAPEESSPKKTLKKDRKSENSAHKRQAKRHLREKRRSTGVVIMPAGTDGDSEDEDAVAKQVKSNTQQNEQAKDDEEQAEVNPKRESTNSRIEQKVQKDSQTIQTQQLLEKIDDYEAQLEDYKSELEKVNKEVDLLRQDNNRLKDENSSLLRVISQLSSMKPMK